The following DNA comes from Ignavibacteriales bacterium.
ATTTACCAAGTAATTATTAATGCTTCAACTTTGAATGGAAATTAATTAAGAATAAAAAGAATAAAATTGTTGGGTTCATCTGAGTTAATAATTGCTTTTTTGGATTTAGAAATATAGTTTTAGAATGGTAAAATGATTAACAACTATTATATCTGAAAAAGTGGATACAGAATTTACGGACATTCAATTATTTCAACGAATCACTAATCGGGATTCCAAAGCATTAGAAACTTTGTATGACCGGTATAGCCCCGTTTTATACACTTTAGTTAAGCGTATTGTTGTTCAAAAGGAAATTGCTGAGGAAATCCTTGCTGATATTTTTGTGATTATTTGGCAAAAGAGTTCAATGTTTGATATTAATTCTGGTAATTTGTTTACCTGGCTGATAACGCTTACTAGAAATAAAGCGTTGGATTTCGTCAAACGTAAAAAATTCTTGATTACTGATGAATATAATGATGATTATGAAAACGATGTTATCATCCCTAATCTCTCTTTGATTATTCCCGCTAATGACTTAGATAAGACTTTTAATAATCGGGAAAATATTTTTGCTGCAGTCCATAACCTTACAGAAGCACAACAGTACGTTCTTTCCTTAGCATACTATGATGGTTTATCAGAATCAGATATAGCAACTAAATTGAATATCCCATTGTTAACTGTAAAATCAAAAATAAGAGTGGCACTTAACAGCGTAAAAGAAATTCTTGCAAAAGAGGGAATCCAATGATTGATGAGCAAAAATTATTGGAATGCTTCAGACAAAAGCTCTTGGTTGTATAGATGAGAACGAGAATAAAGAATTACAGGAGTTTATAGATGCCGGGCATCTTTTCCCTTGGGATGAATTAGGCAAGTTTCAAAACATTGCCTCACTTTTGCCCCTTGCATTGGAATTAGAGTTGCCAGATTCTGAACTCAAAGATCGCGTTGCTTTAAAACTGATAAAACTAAGCGAACAGCTGCGAACAAGTAAAATAATAGAAGAAGACAAATTTGAGATAGAAGAAGATGTTGAAGAACTGGTAAATGATTATACAAATATAGATGAACCTTTTGTTGAACCACCAATTGAGATTGAGACTGAAGAAACAACCATAGTTAAAGATAATTTATTAACAGAATTAGCTCCAGATGAAATAACATTTAATCTGGATGAAGTTAAATTACATGGTTTTGATGAGAGTG
Coding sequences within:
- a CDS encoding sigma-70 family RNA polymerase sigma factor gives rise to the protein MDTEFTDIQLFQRITNRDSKALETLYDRYSPVLYTLVKRIVVQKEIAEEILADIFVIIWQKSSMFDINSGNLFTWLITLTRNKALDFVKRKKFLITDEYNDDYENDVIIPNLSLIIPANDLDKTFNNRENIFAAVHNLTEAQQYVLSLAYYDGLSESDIATKLNIPLLTVKSKIRVALNSVKEILAKEGIQ